ATCCCGACGAGATCCAGCTTCAGCCGAACCGCCATGGGAATGCAGCCGAGACTCTTGGCCAAGGATTCTTCGAATCCGAACAAGGTGTCCATGCGGAGATCTCCTAGTGTTGACAATTTTCGTGTGCGTGGGAACGGGCCGTGGTCGCTTCCGTTCGATGGGCGTCGCCCGCACGGGCGCATCTCTCGCAGCCCACCCATTCCACCGTTCCATCCGCGAACCACTCGCGCTTCCAGATGGGGACCGTCGCCTTCACCTCGTCGATGATCCATCGGCACGCATCGAACGCCTCGGCGCGATGGTCGCTGGCCACCCCGATCCACACGGCGATGCCACCGATACCCAGATCACCGACCCGATGGACGCACAAGGCGTTGCGGATCCCGAACCTTTCCAAAGCCTCGGAAACGATCCGATCCCCTTCCTGGAGAGCAAGCACTGGATGGGCCTGGTAGAAGAGTTTCTCCACGGCGCGCCCCAGATGGTGGTCGCGCACCCAGCCTTCGAAGGAAACGAATCCCCCGCTGGAAGCGTGCCGCAATTGGGCGGAAAGATCTTGAGGATTGATGTCGGTGGTGGAAAGTCGAAATCGCATTCAGCCTCCGGAAACCGGCGGGAGAAACGAGATCCTGTCGCCCGCAGCAAAGGAATCCGACCATTCCGCGAAGGCGTCGTTGCGCACCGGACGGAAGGAGTCCATCGGAAATCCGATCGCGAGCCGATCGGCGGTCTCCCGCCACAATCCCGTCAGGTCGACGGCACGGGTTGAGACAGTTTCTGACGGAACTTTCGCAAGATCGCAAAGGAGGGCGAAATGCTCCAGGGTGACCTGGCGCCCTTCCATCCAGCGGACGATCTCCGCTTGGTCTTGCGGCGAATCGGCGTCCTTCAGACGGATGCCGGGCGATGGCAGGACCTTCACGGGCGAGTTCAGCAGGACCTTGCGCGGACAGCCCTTGCCATGGGAAAGCCAAGGCGAGGCGGCGTCGGAAAACGACGGTTCGTAGATGGCGCACATGGGGTCGGGAAGCGATCCGTCGCTGTCCAGGAAGCACGTCGCGCCAAGACCCGGGTCGCGAGCATCCACCAGGCTTGCCAGCATGGAGGTATCCAGCAGAGGTTGGTCCACCGCCACCACCAAAAACGCCCGTCCAGGATGGGCGGCCAGGGCGGAGAGGATGCCCCGCAGAGGTCCGGCAGCGATCTCCCGGTCGCGGACCGCATCGGACTCGCTCCACCCTTCTGGCAATTCTTGTCCGACCGCGCGGGACAGCCGGACGCGCTCGACGAACCCGGAAAGAAGTTCCCGCAATCGCAGGGTGGCCGGCCTTCCCTCCCATTCCAGGAGCGCCTTGTCCGATCCCATGCGGCGCGAGGCTCCACCGGCCAAGATCAGCGCATCCAACGGGGCGATCATTCCGAGCTCCCGAAATTGCGGCGCCCACCGGATTTGGCCATCAACCTCACCGACCGGATCTCGATCCCCAGATCCAAGGCCTTGCACATGTCGTAAACTGTCAAGGCGGCCACCGAGGCACCGGTCAGGGCTTCCATCTCCACACCCGTGCGACCCGTGCAGGCGACAGTGCACTCGATGCGCGCGAGGCTTCCTTCCAACCTGCAGGCAATGCGGATGGAATCCAACAGAAGTGGATGGCAAAACGGGATGAGATCGGCGGTGCGTTTGACCGCTTGGGTTCCCGCCACGATGGCTGTCGCGAAGACCGGCCCCTTGGAAGCGAAAATCTCGCCATCGCGAGAAAGCGCCACCACCGCCTGAGGCAAAACGATCTCCGCGTGTGCGGTCGCCTCGCGTCGGGTCTGCTCGCGCTCTCCAACATCGACCATGCAAGGTGCCCCCCGATCATCGACATGCGTCAGACGCTTCTGGGATACAGACAGGGTATCGATCGTTCCTTGCATGCATACAATCTAAGACAGCGAATTAATCTCAGACACCTATTGTGTACCTGTCGTTATTTATTTATGTTCCATCGTACACGAACCAAAGGAAATCCTGATGCACGCAGACACGACGGTTGGCTCCCTAGTGGCCACACATCCTTCGCGCTCCAAGGTGTTCGAGCGCTTCGGAATCGATTACTGCTGCGGCGGACATGACTCCCTGGCGAATGCCTGCAAGAAGGCCAGTGTTTCGCTGGAGCAGCTGATCCATGAACTCGAAGCTCAGCCCCTGCAAGCGGACGACCGCGACTGGACAAAGGCTTCGGTCAAAGAGCTGATCGACCACATCCTAGTGGCTCATCACGACTGGCTGAAGGCGGAACTTCCACGCATGGACGCTCTGTGTGAAAAGGTCGCCCGCGTACACGGCGAGGGACACAAGCAGGTGCATGAAGTCCTGCGGGTCTTCCGTGCCCTGCGGGAAGACATCGAGCCCCATCTGCAGAAGGAGGAGATCATCCTGTTCCCTTCCGCCTTGCATCTGGAAAGCCACGGCGAGATCACGCTTGCGTGCCACGGTCCGGTTCCGACCCTGGAAGGCCCCGTGTCGGGCATGGAAGCGGAGCACAAGGTGGTCGGTGGGTACCTGGAAGATCTCAAGGATCTGACCGATGGGTTCGTGCCTCCCCAGGAAGCATGCAACACCTGGCGGGCCGCTTGGGATGCGCTCAAACAATTGGATTCCAACACCCGCGCTCATATCCACCTGGAAAACGAGGTTCTCCATCCGCTGATTCGCCGCCTAGAACAAAAATTGGCAGAGGCATGAACGGGAAACCCCTGCCTCGGCTGGGGGTCGACGAATTGGACGATCAGCACGAGCGGATGGCTTCCATGCGGGAGGAAATCCGTCGCTTGCCAACTCTTTCAAGAGCCCACCCTTGGCTGGAGCTTTTGGAAGAGTTCCGATCGCACTTTGGCTTGGAATCGCAAATGATGGTCGAGGACTCTTTCCCCGACCATCGTTTGCACGAGTTGGACCACGAGCGGATCTTGGCTCACATGACGCGGATCGGGTCCGATGCGTTGGAAGGCCAGCCCATCGAGGATTCCGAACTCGATTCGTTGGGGCGGTGGATGGAATCCCATCTGCTTGCCGCCGACAAGTCCCTGGTCGAATTCCGTCTGGAGACCGAACTTTGGAAGCTCCGCGAAGAGTGCCAATGGGATGCCCTCGAACTCGTCGGCCGCAAATAGCTCAGCCGCCGATCTGGTGCATGGCCTGACTGACGCTCTCGATGCGATGGATGGGTTTGGCGGAAAAAGCCAGGGCGGAAGCCGCCACGATTCCCTCCGCATCCAGACCAGCCAAAGGCACGCGATCGTCGCGCATCAGACACGAGCGAAGTTCGCCCCGCACCGACAAGCGAAGTCGCGAACAACCACCACAAAACGGTTTGGACTCCGAGGCGATGAAACCGATCCGCCCTCCGCCCTCCAGCTGGATGCGATAGGCGGTTTCGTCCACTCCTCGCGCAAGCGGCACCCAACCGAACCCCGTTGCGAGTCTGGATTCCACCTCGGCCGCCGACACGAAGTCCCGGGTGTGATCGACCGCTCCCGGTCCGATCTTCATCAGTTCCAGAAACCGCACCTCCACACCGGTGCGTTGGGCGAACTCGGCGAAAGCGTGGACTTCGTCGTCGTTTCGCCCGCGGCTCACCACGCAATTGACCTTCACGGAAAAGCCATCGGCCACGGCGGCGTGCACCGCTTCCAACACGGGCTCCAACCTGCGGCCGGTGATCGCCTTGAACGAATCCGGCCGCAGAGAATCGAGGCTGATGTTGAGGGTCCGCACACCACTTTGGTGCAAGGCCGGAAAATGCTTGGGCAAAAATTGTCCGTTTGAGGTGATCGACAGCCTGGTTCCACCGACTTCTCCGAGCGCGATCAGGATCTCGTCCAGGTCAGGGCGCAAGGTGGGCTCTCCGCCGGTGACGCGAAGATCGCAGACCCCCGCGCCCACCAGTGCATGCGCGATGCGAGCGAAACCTTGGGCGTCCAGATGGCCGGGACGCATGACGGGGGGCTGGCGTGGGGCATGCAGTAGAAACACCGGAACTGGCAGGCTTCCGTCACGGAAATCCGCAGCTTCCGAAATACCCTCCCATGGGAGTCCGTGATGGACTGCCCGCGGATCGATCGCGATTCGTGGCCGAGATCTAGCATGGCAGACTCAGAAATGTCTTCGAGCCCCAGGTCCTTGGTCGGCATTGAGCATCTTCCACACCGTCAAGTGTAGCCAAACCAAACAGGCCGCGTTGGCCAAAAAGAGAACCATGAACGTGGTCTGCGGGATCTTGGTCAGCGACCCGATGGACGCGAAGGTCAATGGCAAACAGAATCCCCCCAAAGCACCCAACAGTCCTACCAATCCCCCGACCGCCCCGACATCCTTCGGGAAATATTCCGGCACGTACTTGAATACAGCCGCTTTTCCGATCCCCATGGCGCAACCTACCAGGAAAATCAGGATCGTGAAGGGCACCACGCCCATGGAGAAGGGAAGCGCCGCCATGGTGCCTCCCGGCACGTAGGATTCCGGCACGTAGAAGACGATATGGCCAAAGGGGAGGGACAGCCCGAAAAAACAGACCGCCAGCACCATGAATACTCCATACATCAGGCCCCGGGCTCCAATTCGATCCGCCAGCCACCCGCCCAGCGGACGGAGCAAGCTGGCCGGAAAAATGAACAAGGTGGTGAGAAAGGCCGCGTTCTTCAATTCCAGGCCGTAGACATCCACGTAGTACTTGGGAAGCCACACGCTGAGCGCCACGTAGGCGCCGAACACCACCACGTAGTAGAGGCTGAATCGCCAGACCCGCACGTGGCGAAGAGGCTGGAGCATCTGCGCGAAGGTCCGCCCAGCACCAGGTCGTCGGTCCGGACTGGGAGTGAACAGAAGCACAAGCAGGATCATCAGCACAAGCAGTCCCACGTACATCTGGGGAATGAACCTCCAGCCTCCGCTGATGACCCCTCCGAAATACCCGGCCGAGGGGACCGCGGCGATGAGCAACGGACCGACAAGTTTTGTCACCGATGCGCCCACGTTCCCCGCCCCGAAGAATCCCAGGGCGAGCCCTTGCCTGGATTTGGGGAACCAGGCGCTGTTCCAGGCCACGCCCACGCTGAAGGAGTTGCCCGCCAACCCCACCAGAAAGGCGCACGCGAGCAGATGCTCGAAGGTCCGCGCCTGACTGACCGCCCAGGAAGCTCCCGCGGTGGCCACCATGAGCAGAAGCAGAACCTTCTTGGCACCGAAGCGATCCGCCCAGATGCCCAGCAGTAACCTCCAGATCGAACCGTTGAGGATCGCGATCGAGGTGAGCCAGGCAAATTGCATCTCCGTCAGCCCCAGTTCCTTGCGGATGGGGATGGCGAGGATGCCAAATTGCAACCAGACCGCGAACATGAGGGTGAATGCGGCCGTGGAAAGCCACATGACCCGATTGGCGCCTTTGGGCGTCTCTACGTCGTTCATCGGGGGCTCCAGACGCCTTTGCGCACGACCTGCCAGGGACGCACCAGATACCGCACCACCAGCAATCCGGACAGAACGTGCACAAGCCGGGTGAACGGAAGCACCAGAACAAAGCAGAAACCCACGGCCATGTGGAGCTTGTAGATCCAGGGGACCTCAGCCATCGCCTGCCAGGCCGAGGTATCCAGGACCACCAGACCCTGCACGTAACCGGTGAGCCGGAGCATCATCGATCCATCCAGGTGGTGCATCGAACGAGGAATGGTGGCGAATCCCAGCCCCACCTCGAGAAGGAGTGCAACCAAGAGGGGGATGTCTCCCCAGGAACTGGCCGCCTTCACGCGAGGATCCACGAGTCGGCGCCAGATCAGGATGGCTCCCCCCACGAAAGCCGCGGGGGCCATGATGAAACCCATGACGATTTCGATGCGCTGCTTCAACGGCGTGGTGAGACCGAAGGTCTCGTAGACCTCGTGCGGAGTGAGCAGTCCTCCGAGGTGGCCGAACATCAAGTTCACCATGCCGAAGTGGAACAAGATGCTGCCGATGCGCAGCCACTTCGACTCGAGCAATTGCGAGCTGCCGGTTTTCCAGGTCAGTGGTGCACTGCGGATGCGCCAGGCGCTACCGACCACGGCCACGCACACGGCCACATAGGGCAGGATCCCGAAAAGAAGAAGATCGATGGAGCGATTCACTTCGCATCTCCCGCTGGAGTGGAACAGTCGCCGGAAAAGACGACCTCGGGTTCGGCCCACAACTCGTCGATGGACGGCTCGGGGGTGTTGTCGGGTACTTGCGCCCGCGAGAGCTCGAGAGTCCCGCCCGAGGCGACCAGCGCCGCGGCGAGAACGGGCTCCCACGGGGATCCCTGACGGGCATGGAACGCATGGATGCGCGCCACCACCGGAACGATCTCCGCGAGAAAGCGCATCCTTTCCGCCTCGGGGGCACGGGAGGCGAACTCCAGGACCACCGGCAGGTAATCAGGTAGTTCGGATGCGGCCATCTCGAACCCCCGCTCGGCGTAGAACTGGCGCAAGTCGATCATGGCCGCGCCTCGTTCGCGCGATTCGCCGTGGACGTGCTCGAACAGATGCAGAGATCCGCGACGGGATCTGTCCACGGATTCCACGTAGGATTCCTGCACCACGATGGGATCGGTGAGCCTCACCCAAGCCAGGAAATGCTCAAGTCCCTCCCGAGCCGCCGGAGCCAAGTCGGCCGCGTCGATCTCGGAAGCGGCCTCGTCGAGATGCGCCAGCAGGCCGGTGTCTTCCGGGTACTCCAGAATGCGTGCGATCAGGGCCAATGCGCTCATCGACGCCCTCCTTGGCCCGGAGCGAATCCGCCGAAGGCGGGAGCGGAGCTTCCCTGGCACCCCTGGCCGTCGGAAAAGGAACAGCCGGGAACCTCGGCGCGTCCCAACGGCCCTTCCATCCCGAAACTGTCGGTGGCGTATTCCGCGTGGGAGGTGGGAACCACGAAACGATCTTCGTAGTTGGCGATCGCCAGCCGACGGTACATGGCCTCGGCGACCTTTGCGTCCATTCCTTGAGGGAAGACAAATCCTGCCTCCTGGCCACGACCGCGCAACCGGGACCATCGGCGCAGAGCCAGGAGTTTTTCCAAGGATCGTTCCACCGGAGCGTTGTCGCCGGCCGAAAGGAGGTTGGCGAGATATTCCACCGGAATGCGCCCTTCGGAAACATCTCCCAGGATATCTCCATGCTCGTCACGAGACGCCTGCGCGTTCCCCTGCAGTGGCGAAAGCGGTGGTACGTACCAGACCATCGGAAGGGTGCGATATTCCGGATGCAAAGGCAGCGCGATCCGCCACTCGACAGCCATTTCCCATGCGGGGCTCTTCTTGGCCGCCTCCAGCCAGGACTCCGGAATGCCTTCTGCCTGTGCCGCGGCGATCACGGCGGGATCCCGGGGATCCAGGAAGATGGAGAGTTGGGCATCCAGGAGACGCTTGGGGTCTTCCACCGACGCGGCCTCGGCGATGCGGTCGGCATCGTAGAGCAACACGCCCAGGTAGCGCATGCGTCCCACACAAGTCTCGGCGCACACCGTGGGCTGTCCGGACTCGATGCGGGGATAGCAGAACAGACACTTCTCGGCTTTGCCGGTCTGGTGGTTGAAGTAGATCTTCTTGTAGGGGCATCCAGACACACACATGCGCCAGCCCTTGCACTTGTCCTGGTCCACCAGCACGATTCCATCTTCTTCGCGCTTGTAGATGCTCCCTTCGGGACACGACGCCACGCACGTGGGGTTCACGCAGTGCTCGCACAGACGCGGCAGATAGGCCAGGAAGCTGGATTCGAACTGGGCGTACTGTTGGGAATCCAGACCACCCATGTTCGGGTCGCGATGTCGCGAAGCGGCCGCGCCGCCCAGGTCGTCCTCCCAGTTGGGCCCTCCCTCGATCTTTTCCATGCGCTTGCCGGTGATCAAGCTGATGGGACGGGCGGTGGGACTGGCCTTCGTTTCCGGTGTGGCCTGCAGGTGTCCGTAATCGAAGGTGAACGGCTCGTAGTAGTCGTCCATGGTGGGAAGGTTGGGATTCCCGAACACATCGAGCAGGATCTTCGCGCGACTTCCCTGGCGGGGTTCCAACTTGCCGTTTTTTGCCCTCACCCAGCCGCCCTTCCAGCGGATCTGGTCTTCCCAGCGATGGGGGTAACCCACACCGGGTTTGGATTCCACGTTGTTGAACCAGGCGTAGTCCATGCCCGGCCTGTTGGTCCAAACCTGTTTGCATGTGACCGAGCAGGTGTGGCACCCGATGCATTTGTCGAGGTTCAGGATCATCGCGATCTGGGCGCGGACCTTCATGCTTCGCCTCCTTCCCAGCGGACGGTGTCCATGCGGCGGACCACCACGAACTCGTCGCGGTTGGTGCCGATGGTCCCGATGTAGTTGAAGCCCCAGGCCTGGTGCGCATAGGCTCCCACCATGTGGGTGGGCTTGAGCACGATGCGGGCCACGGAGTTGTGGATGCCACGCGTGCCCGTGCTTTCGGCCAACGGCGTGTTGATGGTCTTTTCCTGGGCGTGGTACATGAAGACCGCGCCTTCCGGAATGCGCTGCGAGACGATGGCTCTCGCCGCGAGCGCCCCGTTGGTGTTGTACACCTCCACCCAGTCGTTGTCGGAAATCGACACCTTGGCGGCATCCACCTCCGACATCCACACGCATGGCCCGCCGCGACCCAACGTGAGCATCAGAAGGTTGTCCGTGTAGGTGCTGTGGATCCCCCACTTCTGGTGCGGGGTCAGGAAGTTGAGGACGATTTCCGGATTGCCGTTGGGACGCCGGGCCGCTCGCAGGCTTCCGGTGTCCACCGGAGGCCTGTAGATGGCGAACCCTTCGCCGTAGGCGCGCATCCAAGGATGGTCCTGGTACAATTGCTGTCGGCCCGTGAGGGTTCGCCAAGGGATGCGCTCGTTGACGTTGGTCCACCCGGCGGTGTAGCAGACTTCCTCGGATTCCACACCCGACCAGATGGGACTGGAGATGATCTTGCGCGGCTGGGCCTGCAGATCGCGAAAGCGCACGCGCTCATCCTCGCGATGGATCGCCAGGTGGGTGTGTTCGCGGCCCGTGGCCTTGCCCAGCGACTCCCAAGCTTTCACCGCCACGTTGCCATTGGTCTCCGGCGCCAAGCGCAGGATGGTCTCGATGGCATGGATGTCGGTTTCGATGCGTGGACGCCCCTTCCATGGTCCTTCCTGGGGCACAGTGCCGTTGAGATCGGCCAGCTCCTTCACTTCGCGATCCGTCTTCCAGGCCAGCCCCTTGCCACCGTTGCCCACGGTGGAAACCAAGGGCCCGAGCGAGGTCATGCGCCGCCAGAGGTTGGGGTAGTCGCGCTCGACCACGGTCATGTTCGGCATGGTGCGGCCAGGTTCAGCCGGGCACTGACCGGACTTCCAATCGGCCCCTCCATCGGGTTGCGCGAGCTCTCCAGGGGTGTCGTGGAGGATGGGCGTGAGCACCAGGTCCTTTTCCACACCCAGGTGGCCCGAAGACAACCGAGAGACCTCCTTGGCCAATTCCGTGAAGATCGCCCAGTCGCTGCGCGCCTCCCAAGCAGGATTCACCGCTTCGGACAACGGGTGGATGAACGGATGCATGTCGGATGTGTTGAGATCGTTTTTTTCGTACCACGTGGCCGTGGGCAGCACCACGTCCGAGTGCAGGCAAGTGGTGGACATCCGGAAGTCCAGCGTCACCAGAAGATCCAGTTTGCCCTTGGGAGCCTCGCGCCAAACCACCTCTTCGGGGCGTTCCTCGTCGATGCCCAGCTCCGAGCCCATGGCGCCGTCGCGACATCCCAGGAGATGTCGCAGGAAGTACTCGTGGCCCTTGGCGCTGGACCCCAGAAGATTGGAGCGCCACACGAACAAGTTGCGCGGGAAATTTTCCGGAGAATCCGGATCTTCCGAAGCCATCCGCATCCGGCCCTGCGTCAGTTCCTGGATCACGAATTCCTTGGGCTCCAGACCGGCATCCCGTGCGGCTTTGGCAATACCCAGTGGGTTTCGGTTCAATTGAGGCGCACTGGGAAGCCAGCCGCGCCTTTCGGCTTGCACATTGCTGTCCACCAGCGTCCTTGGCAGGTCGTTGGTCTGTCCGGTGGGACTCAGTAGACTGTGCGGCTTCAGGGTTTCGTAGCGCCACTGGTCCGTGTGCAGGTACCAGAAGGAGGTGGTGTTCTGATGACGCGGCGGTCGGTTCCAGTCAAGAGCGAAGGCCAGTTGCGCCCATCCGGATTGGGGGCGGAGCTTTTCCTGCCCCACGTAATGGGCCCATCCCCCGCCGGACTTGCCCACCGTCCCGCACAGCACCAGAAGCGAGATGATGGCTCGGTAGCTCATGTCGGAGTGGTACCAGTGATTCACGGAAGCGCCGATGATCACCATGGAACGCCCCTGCGTGGCATGGGCGTTTTCAGCGAATTCCCGGGCGATGCGCCGCACCACGTCGGCCTTCACCCCGGTGATCGGTTCCTGCCACTCGGGAGTGTAGGGGATCTTGGCGGGATCAAGGTCTCGGAGGTTCGGATCGGATCCGTCGCGATCGATTCCCAGGTGGGCCGCGAGCAGATCGAAAACGGTGGCCACCGCCACTTCCCCATCGGGAGTGGCGACCATGCGCACGGCGACCCGCCGCATCTGGCGATCGGCCAATTCCTGTCCAGGGAAGATCTCGCCGAATCCTTGGGACCCGAAGTAGGGGAAGGCGACATCCAATGCTTGGGCCTGGGGGCCGTGGAAACTGAGCTGCGGGGCCAGATCGCTTCCGTCTGCGCTCTTGGGTTCGATGTTCCACCGCCCCTGCTCGCCCCACCGGAATCCGATGGACCCCAGCGGAATGCAGGGCGCGTCGCGCCCTTCGTCCCAGGCCACGGTCTTCCACTGGGGATTGTTCGCCTCGGGACTGGAGGTCAAGTCGCTGGCGCGCAGGAATCTTCCCGGAACCCAATCGCCATGCGGATTTTTCTCCACCCGCACCAGCATCGGAAGGTCGGAATTCGCCTTGACGTAGGCCTCGAAATAGGGGCTCTTGCGGCCACCCAGGTGGAACTCCTCCATCACCACGCGCTGCATGGCCATGGCCAAAGCCGCATCGGTCCCCTGGTGGGCGGCTAGCCACTCGTCGGAAAGGCGCGCGACCTCGGAAAAATCCGGTGTCACCGCGACGATCTTGGCACCGCGATAGCGGGATTCCGTCAGGAAGTGGGCGTCTGGGGTGCGGGTCAGGGGGACATTGGATCCCCAGCAGATGGTGTATCCGGAATTGAACCAGTCGGCGGATTCCGGAACGTCGGTCTGTTCGCCCCAGGTCTGGGGACTGGCCACGGGCAGATCGCAGTACCAGTCGTAGAAAGAAAGGCACGCCCCGCCCAACAGCGACAGGTATCTCGATCCAGCCGCGAAGCTCACCATGGACATCGCGGGAATGGGTGAAAATCCGACGACCCGATCCGGACCGTGGCTCTTCACCGTGTGCACATTGGCCGCCGCCACGATCTCCATCGCCTCTTCCCAGTTGGTCCGGACAAATCCACCATGCCCACGCACCTTGCGGTATTCCTGTGCGCGTTCTGGGTCGGCTTGGATCCACTCCCAAGCCTTCACTGGATCGGAATGGAGCTTCTTCGCTTCGCGCCAGAGCCTGAGCAGACGCGAACGCACCAAGGGATACTTCACCCGGTGGGCGCTGTAGAGGTACCACGAATAGGACGCCCCACGCGGGCAACCGCGAGGCTCGTGGTCGGGCAGATCAGGTCGGGTGCGGGGATAGTCGGTCTGCTGCATCTCCCAGGCGACCAGACCGTTCTTGACAAAAACCTTCCAACTGC
This DNA window, taken from Fibrobacterota bacterium, encodes the following:
- a CDS encoding nitrate reductase subunit alpha, whose product is MSFFRKLRYFGELFADGHGATNQESRGWEESYRRRWAHDKVVRSTHGVNCTGSCSWKVFVKNGLVAWEMQQTDYPRTRPDLPDHEPRGCPRGASYSWYLYSAHRVKYPLVRSRLLRLWREAKKLHSDPVKAWEWIQADPERAQEYRKVRGHGGFVRTNWEEAMEIVAAANVHTVKSHGPDRVVGFSPIPAMSMVSFAAGSRYLSLLGGACLSFYDWYCDLPVASPQTWGEQTDVPESADWFNSGYTICWGSNVPLTRTPDAHFLTESRYRGAKIVAVTPDFSEVARLSDEWLAAHQGTDAALAMAMQRVVMEEFHLGGRKSPYFEAYVKANSDLPMLVRVEKNPHGDWVPGRFLRASDLTSSPEANNPQWKTVAWDEGRDAPCIPLGSIGFRWGEQGRWNIEPKSADGSDLAPQLSFHGPQAQALDVAFPYFGSQGFGEIFPGQELADRQMRRVAVRMVATPDGEVAVATVFDLLAAHLGIDRDGSDPNLRDLDPAKIPYTPEWQEPITGVKADVVRRIAREFAENAHATQGRSMVIIGASVNHWYHSDMSYRAIISLLVLCGTVGKSGGGWAHYVGQEKLRPQSGWAQLAFALDWNRPPRHQNTTSFWYLHTDQWRYETLKPHSLLSPTGQTNDLPRTLVDSNVQAERRGWLPSAPQLNRNPLGIAKAARDAGLEPKEFVIQELTQGRMRMASEDPDSPENFPRNLFVWRSNLLGSSAKGHEYFLRHLLGCRDGAMGSELGIDEERPEEVVWREAPKGKLDLLVTLDFRMSTTCLHSDVVLPTATWYEKNDLNTSDMHPFIHPLSEAVNPAWEARSDWAIFTELAKEVSRLSSGHLGVEKDLVLTPILHDTPGELAQPDGGADWKSGQCPAEPGRTMPNMTVVERDYPNLWRRMTSLGPLVSTVGNGGKGLAWKTDREVKELADLNGTVPQEGPWKGRPRIETDIHAIETILRLAPETNGNVAVKAWESLGKATGREHTHLAIHREDERVRFRDLQAQPRKIISSPIWSGVESEEVCYTAGWTNVNERIPWRTLTGRQQLYQDHPWMRAYGEGFAIYRPPVDTGSLRAARRPNGNPEIVLNFLTPHQKWGIHSTYTDNLLMLTLGRGGPCVWMSEVDAAKVSISDNDWVEVYNTNGALAARAIVSQRIPEGAVFMYHAQEKTINTPLAESTGTRGIHNSVARIVLKPTHMVGAYAHQAWGFNYIGTIGTNRDEFVVVRRMDTVRWEGGEA